A DNA window from Hevea brasiliensis isolate MT/VB/25A 57/8 chromosome 2, ASM3005281v1, whole genome shotgun sequence contains the following coding sequences:
- the LOC110673779 gene encoding endoplasmin homolog, whose protein sequence is MRKWTIPFALLLLCLLSLISDQGRNLQANAESDPQNPVDPPKVEEKLGAVPNGLSTDSDVAKREAESISKRSLRSNAQKYEFQAEVSRLMDIIINSLYSNKDIFLRELISNASDALDKIRFLALTDKEVLGEGDNTKLDIQIKLDKQNKILSIRDRGIGMTKEDLIKNLGTIAKSGTSAFVEKMQTSGDLNLIGQFGVGFYSVYLVADYVEVISKHNDDKQHVWESNADGAFAISEDTWNEPLGRGTEIRLHLREEAGEYLEESKLKELVKKYSEFINFPIYLWASKEVDVEVPADEDESSDEEEKPESSEEEEETEKGEDEDAEDKPKTKKVKETTYDWELLNDVKAIWLRNPKEVTDEEYTKFYHSLAKDFGDEKPLAWSHFTAEGDVEFKAVLFVPPKAPHDLYESYYNANKSNLKLYVRRVFISDEFDELLPKYLNFLKGLVDSDTLPLNVSREMLQQHSSLKTIKKKLIRKALDMIRRIADEDPDEAKDKDKKDVEDSSDDEKKGQYAKFWNEFGKSIKLGIIEDAANRNRLAKLLRFESTKSDGKLTSLDQYISRMKSGQKDIFYITGPNKEQLEKSPFLERLKKKGYEVIFFTDPVDEYLMQYLMDYEDKKFQNVSKEGLKLGKDSKDKELKESFKELTKWWKGALASENVDDVKISNRLDNTPCVVVTSKYGWSANMERIMQSQTLTDANKQAYMRGKRVLEINPRHPIIKELRERVVKDPEDENVKQTAQLIYQTALMESGFMLQDPKDFASRIYSSVKSSLNISPDANVEEEDDVDENEAESETKEAVDTSKDDVDTESSAVKDEL, encoded by the exons ATGAGGAAGTGGACGATCCCTTTCGCCTTGCTTCTGTTATGCCTTCTATCTCTCATCTCAGATCAAG GACGGAATTTGCAAGCAAATGCAGAGAGTGATCCACAGAATCCTGTAGATCCTCCAAAGGTTGAGGAGAAACTCGGAGCCGTTCCTAATGGTTTATCTACTGATTCTGATGTAGCAAAGAG GGAAGCGGAGTCGATTTCAAAGAGATCACTTCGCAGTAATGCGCAGAAATATGAGTTCCAGGCCGAGGTGTCTCGGCTCATGGACATCATTATCAATTCTCTTTACAGTAATAAAGACATTTTCCTCAGGGAGTTGATCTCCAATGCATCTGAT GCCTTAGACAAGATTAGATTCCTTGCCCTTACGGACAAAGAGGTTTTGGGTGAAGGGGATAACACAAAGCTTGACATTCAG ATAAAGCTGGACAAACAAAACAAAATTCTTTCAATTCGTGATAGAGGTATAGGTATGACAAAGGAGGATTTGATCAAGAACTTGGGAACCATAGCAAAATCTGGAACTTCAG CATTTGTGGAGAAAATGCAGACAAGTGGAGACCTCAATCTAATCGGACAATTTGGTGTCGGATTCTATTCGGTGTATCTGGTTGCTGACTATGTTGAAGTCATCAGTAAACATAACGATGACAAACA GCATGTATGGGAATCAAACGCTGATGGAGCATTTGCAATCTCCGAGGATACATGGAATGAACCATTGGGACGTGGAACCGAGATTAGACTGCATCTTAGAGAAGAAGCTGGGGAATACTTGGAGGAGAGCAAATTGAAG GAGCTGGTGAAGAAATATTCTGAATTCATCAACTTCCCTATCTATTTATGGGCAAGTAAAGAAGTTGATGTGGAAGTTCCTGCTGATGAAGATGAGTCTAGTGATGAAGAGGAAAAAC CTGAAAGCTCTGAAGAGGAAGAGGAAACTGAGAAAGGTGAAGATGAGGATGCAGAGGACAAACCAAAGACAAAAAAAGTGAAGGAAACTACTTATGATTGGGAACTTTTGAATGACGTCAAGGCGATATGGCTGCGAAATCCAAAGGAGGTGACAGATGAAGAGTACACAAAATTCTATCATTCTCTAGCAAAG GATTTTGGTGATGAGAAGCCTTTAGCTTGGAGTCATTTTACAGCAGAAGGGGATGTTGAATTCAAGGCTGTTTTGTTTGTGCCTCCAAAGGCTCCTCATGATCTTTATGAGAGTTATTACAACGCTAACAAATCCAACTTGAAGTTGTATGTTAGACGTGTCTTCATCTCGGATGAATTTGATGAGcttttgcctaagtatttgaacTTTTTGAAG GGTCTTGTTGATTCCGATACTTTACCACTCAATGTTTCACGAGAAATGCTCCAACAACACAGTAGCTTGAAAACAATTAAGAAGAAACTTATTCGAAAGGCCCTTGATATGATCCGTAGAATTGCTGATGAGGATCCTGATGAGGCAAAGGACAAAGACAAGAAAG ATGTTGAGGATTCCAGTGATGATGAGAAGAAAGGTCAATATGCAAAATTCTGGAATGAGTTCGGCAAGTCTATCAAACTTGGCATAATTGAGGATGCAGCTAACAGAAATCGCTTGGCAAAACTTCTCAGATTTGAGAG CACTAAGTCAGATGGTAAATTGACTTCACTTGATCAATACATCTCAAGAATGAAGTCAGGGCAGAAGGATATCTTCTACATAACTGGACCAAACAAGGAACAACTGGAGAAATCTCCATTCCTAGAAAGACTCAAGAAGAAAGGTTACGAG GTCATTTTCTTCACAGATCCAGTTGATGAATACTTGATGCAATATTTGATGGATTATGAAGACAAAAAATTCCAGAATGTTTCTAAGGAAGGCCTAAAACTTGGGAAAGACTCTAAAGACAAGGAACTGAAGGAGTCATTCAAGGAGCTTACCAAGTGGTGGAAGGGTGCTCTTGCCAGTGAGAATGTGGATGATGTGAAGATAAGCAATCGTTTGGATAACACACCTTGTGTGGTTGTGACATCTAAGTACGGATGGAGTGCAAATATGGAAAGGATAATGCAGTCTCAGACCTTAACAGATGCTAACAAGCAAGCATACATGCGTGGGAAGAGGGTGCTGGAGATTAACCCAAGACACCCAATCATCAAGGAGCTCCGTGAGAGAGTAGTCAAGGACCCTGAG GACGAGAATGTAAAGCAAACAGCACAGCTCATTTACCAAACGGCACTTATGGAGAGTGGCTTCATGCTGCAAGATCCCAAAGATTTTGCTTCCCGTATCTACAGCTCTGTGAAATCGAGCCTAAACATCAGCCCAGATGCAAATGTTGAAGAGGAAGATGATGTGGATGAAAATGAAGCTGAATCTGAAACAAAAGAAGCTGTAGATACCTCCAAAGATGATGTGGATACCGAATCTTCTGCTGTCAAGGATGAGTTGTAG
- the LOC110673834 gene encoding uncharacterized protein LOC110673834: MMAVSDAVIGNLTMIYVAIIAGIKAYGLVIGRSFSGGFVLVVSTTLVGLILIASLTWDLSRKVTHAISRDHIHVHEMCKGGICWHGVAVRSPASQVCFRLPQHQQHHDGPA, from the coding sequence ATGATGGCGGTTTCTGATGCAGTGATAGGGAATTTAACGATGATCTATGTCGCAATTATCGCCGGGATTAAGGCGTATGGGTTAGTCATTGGGAGGAGCTTCAGCGGGGGATTTGTATTGGTTGTGTCCACCACCCTGGTGGGTTTAATCTTGATTGCGTCGCTCACTTGGGACTTGTCTCGAAAAGTTACGCACGCAATATCGCGAGATCACATTCATGTCCACGAAATGTGCAAGGGTGGTATTTGTTGGCATGGCGTTGCGGTTCGGTCTCCGGCTTCCCAGGTTTGCTTCAGGCTCCCTCAGCATCAGCAACATCACGACGGTCCAGCGTAA
- the LOC110673788 gene encoding E3 ubiquitin-protein ligase CIP8 translates to MAESPSQSPTPASVSETDTSHYWCYNCNKRVSIETLANRPDVICLECKNGFVESIPAPSTSPSATPSLISDQADDSTFGSQFLQMLRIIAQAARDEDAPPPLPQDHQSEDDFLRIELNEWDNDEDEDEDDDDANENENENENENENENENEGNRDEGEHDDEEGEDRSDNENEENREEDFEDLRSRQRDILRLRIRDFATRARSGRNRILDWAEILMGLEDNSIEFRLEVPETDRYIGNPEDYVDAAGYEALLQNLAESDGGRRGAPPAAKSAVSALPTIEITSEAETLVCAICKDMVNVGETETKLPCGHGYHRDCIVPWLGSRNSCPVCRFELPTDDSEYEEDRKKEAAGTAGGASSSGDGSLGST, encoded by the coding sequence ATGGCTGAAAGCCCGTCTCAGTCCCCGACACCCGCCTCCGTATCGGAAACCGATACATCTCACTATTGGTGCTACAACTGCAACAAACGTGTCTCCATCGAAACCCTAGCCAATCGACCAGATGTTATCTGCCTTGAGTGCAAGAATGGTTTCGTTGAATCAATTCCCGCCCCGTCAACTTCGCCCTCCGCCACGCCTTCCTTAATCTCAGACCAGGCCGATGATTCGACTTTCGGATCCCAGTTCCTTCAAATGCTTCGCATAATTGCGCAGGCGGCGCGTGATGAGGACGCGCCTCCTCCTCTCCCGCAGGACCACCAATCCGAGGACGATTTTCTCAGGATCGAGCTTAATGAATGGGACAATGACGAAGATGAAGACGAGGATGACGATGATGCGAACGAGAACGAGAACGAGAACGAGAACGAAAACGAAAACGAAAACGAAAACGAAGGGAACAGAGATGAAGGAGAGCATGACGATGAAGAAGGGGAGGATCGATCTGATAACGAGAATGAAGAGAACAGAGAGGAAGATTTTGAAGATCTGAGGTCAAGGCAGCGCGATATTCTCCGTCTCCGGATCCGGGACTTTGCCACCCGAGCGAGGAGTGGGCGTAACCGGATCCTTGACTGGGCTGAGATTCTGATGGGACTGGAAGACAACTCGATTGAATTTCGCCTTGAAGTCCCGGAAACCGATAGATACATAGGCAATCCGGAGGATTACGTGGATGCCGCTGGATACGAGGCGCTGCTGCAGAACTTGGCTGAGAGTGATGGTGGAAGGAGAGGGGCTCCACCTGCGGCAAAATCTGCAGTGTCAGCGTTGCCAACGATTGAGATCACGTCAGAGGCGGAGACTCTGGTATGTGCCATATGCAAGGATATGGTTAATGTTGGTGAAACGGAGACGAAATTGCCTTGTGGACATGGGTACCATAGGGACTGCATTGTGCCGTGGTTGGGTTCTAGGAATTCTTGTCCTGTTTGTAGGTTTGAGTTGCCAACGGATGATTCAGAGTATGAGGAGGACAGAAAGAAGGAAGCGGCAGGCACTGCAGGCGGAGCTTCAAGTTCTGGCGATGGTAGTTTGGGTTCCACTTGA